Proteins encoded together in one Sinorhizobium sp. B11 window:
- a CDS encoding PE-PGRS family protein, translated as MPIPQLSDTIYLHNPDAGDANAGNGGDGINHGNIDYNPVAYVDPVQTVYGADTHLHNGDHVWQGADWDAGGGGPGGFSQAQNGFLASLTSGAGGAGGAATSNGSQGNTSGGDTATVNAATTATQYTQLVADQHATILAGVGGNGGNGNNALGGDISSAVVHTNPETTTVNNALDHFINAFGHIDVSHLGS; from the coding sequence ATGCCTATTCCACAATTGTCTGACACGATCTATCTCCACAACCCTGATGCGGGTGACGCAAATGCCGGCAACGGCGGCGATGGCATCAACCATGGCAATATCGACTACAACCCGGTTGCTTATGTAGATCCCGTTCAAACGGTCTACGGGGCAGATACCCATCTGCACAACGGCGATCACGTTTGGCAGGGGGCAGATTGGGACGCTGGCGGCGGTGGACCCGGCGGTTTCAGCCAGGCCCAGAACGGCTTCCTGGCATCGCTCACCAGCGGCGCCGGCGGCGCAGGGGGAGCGGCTACTTCCAACGGCAGCCAAGGAAACACGAGCGGCGGCGATACGGCTACGGTGAATGCGGCTACGACTGCAACACAGTATACCCAGCTCGTGGCCGATCAGCATGCCACCATCCTGGCAGGCGTCGGCGGCAACGGCGGCAACGGTAACAACGCTCTCGGCGGGGACATCTCGTCAGCAGTGGTTCACACAAATCCCGAAACGACGACGGTGAACAATGCTCTCGATCATTTCATAAACGCCTTCGGCCATATCGACGTCAGCCATCTCGGCTCGTGA
- a CDS encoding MFS transporter: MNRLIPDVFRNPAIRVSMIAIFTFGFAGATTNPYRSVVGIVELGLSNGVYSALIFAAAAVNVIVSILFGNLADRLGEYRTMMLVAATFGILGYGAVYFFPTREIFVLSALLLLPVYGSLNSLLFANVRAAARGMAPGEIATVNSGTRAMISLSWVLVPGFTGVLLSSSPSMLPAYLFACISCLVCVGLIGILLPRQSGTDRAATHHLSYLAALGQVISPKIFSRVMAIALISSTLHVNDAIFPLVVTGAAHGTVADIGILVGIVALLEVVFIIVWSRMLRIVSQLTALAVGALIYAIYLMLLAFADQPWHVYALTIISGIGAASLISVPITYLQDLIAERPGLGSALISVNIFLSAGLSAVLFAAGTAITSYSGTAVVGAFSGLAGTAWLLFLDRRRRSG, translated from the coding sequence ATGAACCGCCTGATCCCCGATGTCTTCCGCAATCCTGCAATCCGGGTGAGCATGATTGCCATCTTCACGTTCGGTTTTGCCGGCGCGACGACAAACCCTTATCGATCCGTGGTCGGTATCGTCGAACTCGGCCTGTCGAACGGGGTCTACTCCGCGCTGATTTTTGCCGCAGCGGCCGTCAACGTGATCGTCAGCATTCTTTTCGGCAATCTTGCCGACCGGCTCGGCGAATACCGCACGATGATGCTCGTTGCCGCGACATTCGGCATTCTCGGTTATGGTGCGGTCTATTTTTTCCCGACCCGGGAAATCTTTGTTCTCAGCGCTCTCCTGCTGCTGCCGGTCTATGGATCGCTGAACTCGTTGCTCTTTGCCAATGTGCGCGCGGCAGCCAGAGGAATGGCGCCTGGCGAGATTGCGACCGTCAATTCCGGGACACGGGCGATGATTTCGCTTTCCTGGGTGCTCGTTCCGGGGTTTACGGGCGTTCTGCTCTCCTCCTCGCCGTCCATGTTGCCGGCCTATCTGTTTGCCTGCATATCCTGTCTGGTCTGTGTCGGCCTCATCGGTATCCTGCTGCCGCGGCAAAGCGGCACCGACCGAGCTGCCACGCACCATCTCTCCTATCTCGCCGCTCTCGGCCAGGTGATCTCTCCGAAGATATTCAGTCGGGTAATGGCGATCGCGCTGATCAGCAGCACGCTGCATGTCAACGACGCAATATTTCCCCTCGTCGTCACCGGTGCCGCCCACGGCACGGTCGCCGATATCGGCATTCTCGTGGGGATCGTCGCACTCCTGGAAGTGGTCTTCATTATCGTATGGTCACGCATGCTGCGCATTGTCAGCCAGCTCACAGCTCTTGCCGTTGGAGCATTGATCTATGCGATCTATCTGATGCTTCTGGCTTTTGCCGATCAACCCTGGCATGTCTACGCCCTCACCATCATCAGCGGCATAGGCGCAGCCTCGCTGATCTCCGTCCCGATCACCTATCTTCAGGATCTGATAGCTGAGCGGCCAGGTCTTGGCAGCGCGCTGATCTCGGTCAACATCTTCCTCAGCGCCGGACTGAGCGCCGTGCTCTTTGCGGCCGGAACCGCTATCACCAGCTATTCCGGCACGGCTGTCGTCGGCGCTTTCTCTGGGCTTGCCGGGACGGCCTGGCTGCTGTTCCTCGACCGCCGCCGACGCTCAGGCTGA
- a CDS encoding response regulator transcription factor produces MGRNAPTVIIIEHSTLARTTVVKLLEHELAGWNFIDLISTESLDRALGAEVRLIALDLAGRSIESISLRDDLAAIAARFPEAPVTLLSSTDDVFIARQALTMGIRGLFSTSLGIDIALAGLRLVLAGGTFFPQLLGAVTNGPQQYIPARNEAEKSLDDRMQYLAIADFTPREADVLAELQSGCSNKVIAGKLNLSGHTVKMHLQHIMRKLQAQNRTEVVARLVQRAAGGHDVAPS; encoded by the coding sequence ATGGGGCGCAATGCACCAACTGTGATCATAATCGAACATTCTACACTGGCACGCACCACCGTGGTGAAACTGCTTGAGCATGAGCTCGCCGGGTGGAACTTTATCGATTTGATCTCGACTGAGAGTCTCGACAGGGCTCTTGGAGCTGAGGTGCGTTTGATTGCATTGGATTTGGCCGGCAGAAGCATTGAGAGCATCAGCCTGCGTGATGACCTTGCGGCAATTGCTGCACGTTTTCCTGAGGCTCCTGTCACGTTGCTCTCAAGTACGGATGACGTCTTCATAGCCCGTCAGGCGCTCACGATGGGTATCCGTGGCCTCTTCTCGACTTCACTCGGTATTGACATTGCTCTTGCCGGTCTCCGTCTTGTACTGGCAGGAGGAACATTTTTCCCGCAGCTGCTGGGAGCCGTTACGAACGGCCCGCAGCAGTATATTCCGGCCAGGAACGAGGCCGAGAAAAGCCTGGATGACAGGATGCAGTATCTGGCGATTGCCGATTTCACCCCCCGCGAGGCGGATGTGCTGGCAGAGTTGCAAAGTGGCTGCTCGAACAAGGTCATTGCGGGAAAGCTCAATTTGTCGGGGCATACGGTGAAGATGCATCTGCAGCACATAATGCGCAAGCTGCAGGCACAGAACCGCACCGAGGTGGTTGCTCGCCTGGTTCAAAGAGCCGCCGGCGGGCATGACGTCGCCCCGAGTTAG
- a CDS encoding type I secretion system permease/ATPase — protein MATISIKPLRPQTHLVVALRACAGAFGLVFLYSCGYNLFLLAPSIYLLQIYDRVLSSRSADTLLMLTLIIAVAVLVGSMLDIVRRAALSRIGSWLDHRLRPMVLTASFEYATLADTGAATECYRDLAALRQFLDSPASSLFFDVPWAPVFLLLLFLVHPLLGTIGLLSAVALLLFAFLTEVATKEPLTQANFALSSSYIRFATALKNIEVIRAMGMQDGAAQIVYRDAEMGRKALDVAMHRTEIILGFSKSIRTLAQILMMGSATWLVLVNSGSPGIIFVASLLLGRGLAPIEGAIGAWRSFTFARNAFNRLNRMLITVASEHDGRIVPVPEPNGLVLDNVSYVRPFADRPILTGITLRLAPGDCVALIGPSGSGKSTLGRVIAGVVPATSGCVLLGGVDISTLRLCGGTRHVGYLPQDIELFGGAIKDVIGRLDGGDPGKAIDAAKLVGLHEAIMRLPRGYETDIGEGGNLLLRAQRQQLGLARAAYGNPSLVVLDDPNSSLDYEGERMLFTAIERMKSRGMTVIVITHRMGILPVTNKIAIMRNGTVAAFGDSDRIYDTYLQPPSRTGT, from the coding sequence ATGGCAACGATTTCCATAAAACCATTGCGCCCGCAGACCCACCTCGTTGTTGCGCTCCGAGCTTGCGCCGGGGCCTTCGGGTTGGTCTTCCTCTATAGCTGCGGATACAATCTCTTTCTTCTTGCGCCTTCCATCTATCTCTTGCAGATCTATGACAGGGTCTTGTCGAGCCGGAGCGCCGACACACTGCTGATGCTGACTCTGATCATCGCCGTTGCCGTCCTGGTCGGGTCGATGCTGGATATCGTGCGCAGGGCAGCTCTTTCGCGCATCGGCAGCTGGCTGGACCACAGGCTGCGGCCCATGGTGCTCACCGCATCATTCGAATATGCCACTCTTGCCGATACGGGAGCCGCCACGGAGTGCTACCGGGACCTGGCCGCATTGCGCCAGTTTCTCGATTCACCGGCCAGTTCCCTCTTTTTCGACGTTCCCTGGGCGCCAGTATTCCTGCTGCTGCTCTTTCTCGTTCATCCGCTGCTCGGGACCATCGGTCTTCTGAGCGCAGTTGCACTTCTGCTGTTTGCGTTCCTGACGGAAGTGGCGACGAAAGAGCCGCTTACCCAGGCCAATTTTGCGCTTTCGAGCAGCTATATCCGATTTGCGACCGCCCTCAAGAACATCGAGGTGATCAGGGCGATGGGCATGCAGGATGGCGCTGCACAGATCGTCTATCGCGATGCAGAAATGGGAAGAAAGGCGCTGGACGTCGCGATGCATCGGACAGAAATCATTCTTGGTTTCTCCAAATCGATCCGCACGCTCGCGCAGATCCTAATGATGGGATCGGCGACATGGCTGGTGCTCGTAAACAGCGGCAGTCCCGGCATCATCTTCGTTGCGAGCCTGCTGCTCGGGCGCGGGCTTGCGCCAATCGAGGGCGCAATCGGGGCATGGCGCTCCTTCACGTTTGCGCGCAATGCCTTCAATCGCTTGAACAGAATGCTGATAACAGTTGCCTCGGAACACGATGGGAGAATAGTGCCGGTTCCGGAGCCTAACGGCCTTGTGCTCGATAATGTCAGCTATGTCAGGCCATTCGCCGATCGGCCGATATTGACCGGGATCACCCTGCGCCTGGCACCTGGCGATTGCGTAGCGCTGATTGGTCCGTCGGGATCGGGAAAATCAACGCTCGGTCGCGTCATAGCCGGCGTCGTGCCGGCCACGAGCGGATGTGTTCTTCTCGGCGGCGTGGATATCTCGACCCTGCGCCTTTGCGGGGGAACCCGCCATGTCGGATACCTGCCCCAGGACATCGAACTCTTCGGCGGAGCGATCAAGGATGTGATCGGTCGGCTGGACGGAGGAGATCCCGGCAAGGCGATCGACGCCGCAAAGCTGGTCGGATTGCACGAAGCGATCATGCGGCTTCCCCGGGGCTACGAGACCGATATCGGCGAAGGGGGAAACCTGCTCCTTCGGGCTCAGCGCCAACAGCTGGGACTGGCGCGCGCAGCCTATGGAAATCCATCTCTCGTCGTTCTCGACGATCCGAATTCGAGCCTGGATTATGAAGGCGAACGCATGCTGTTCACGGCGATCGAGCGCATGAAATCCCGAGGGATGACCGTCATCGTCATAACGCACCGGATGGGGATCCTGCCGGTCACCAACAAGATTGCCATCATGCGCAACGGGACGGTGGCTGCCTTCGGCGACAGCGACCGTATCTACGATACCTATCTTCAGCCACCATCTCGAACAGGAACATAG